GCCGGATCCTCAACGTCTGGTTGGAACGCTGACCATGACGGCGACTACCTACTTCGTCATCCCGATATACAACGAAGCCGGCAACATCGGCCGGGTGGTTTCCGATATCGCGACGCGATTTCCGGCCGGCGACTGGCGGGTCGTGGTCGTGGACGACGGCAGCCAGGACGAATCGGCGGCCATTCTGGCCGGTTTGTCGACGCGATTCGGCGACCAGGTGGTCGTCGTCACCCACGAAATCAATCGCGGCGTTCCCGCGGCTTTGTCCTCGGGATTCGGCCGCGCGGCGCAAATGGCCGGCGACGGCGATTACCTGCTTTGCATCGAGGGCGACGGCACGAGTAATCCGGCGCTCTATGAACCGATTCGCGCCGGTCTGGCCGCCGGCAACGAAATCGTGATCGCTTCGCGCTATATCCCCGGCGGCGGCTGGGTCGGATTTCCCTGGCATCGCCGACTGATCAGCCGGGTGGGGAATTGGGGCCTGCACCGCTTGTTTCCCTATCCGCACGTCACCGATTTTTCCATTTTTTATCGCGGTTACCGAATGAGTTTGGTGAATAAGGTGCTGGCCAGATGGGGCGCTCGGGCTTTTTCCGGCCGATTTTTTTCGGCGAATACCGGTTTTCTGTTTTGCTGTTTGTTCGAACGGCCGCCAGTGGCGGAAGTGGCTCATTTCTACGTCTACAACTTGAAGCGCAGCATGACGAAGTTTCGCTTGCGACAGGCGTTGTACGGTTATTTGCCGTTAATCGCCCGGATTTCTCCTTGGCGGTTGCGCCAAATTTGTCTGGCTGAACGAGCAGTGAAATTTAAAAATTGAAAGAAACACGATCTCAACAAATTCGTAAAACTATTGAAAAACAGAGTGTTCGTGTCAAAAAAATGAGTCATTATTGAGAAATAATATCGTTAATGAAGAGGTCTTGTGTTCATTTTGTGATGGTTTTTCAGTTGAAAGAATTTTTCTTTTCTACTCTATCCGACGCTAAACGGGCGACAATTTGGAAAAAATCGACCGGAAAAGACATTTCCCGTAACAAGTGAAAGGTTTAATGATATTGAGAATGGCATTCGAATTGCAAAATCCGAGGACGATTAATTGTCTTATGGTTTGATTTGCAGCCGGGTTTTTTCGTCGAACTTTCAATGGAACGACAATGACAAGGAGGCCTTGATGAATCGCCCTGCGGTTATCGGCGCTTTTTTACTGTTGAGTTGGTTGTTTTTCGGCACGGCGGCCTTCGCCGCCGAAACCTTTGTCGTCTATCAGCCGCAGGTCGAGGGATTTGACGCCTCCACGGCCAATGTGGTGGGCCAGTTGCTGGCGACCGAAATGGAAAGGCAGGACGGCGCGAAAGCGGCTTATGTCGCGGGCGACACCGCTTGCGGCGACGAAGCCTGCGCCAAGGCCGCCCTCGCGCAGAACGTCGCGGATGTCGCGGTGGTCGGCAAGCTGCTCAAACTGGGCAACAAGGCGATCTTCATCGTGACCGTGGTGCGCAAGAATGGCACCACTCCGATGCGCCTGACCGCCGATGACGTGGGCGAACTCGACCGGTTGATGCCGCGCCTCGCGCACGCCATCTATACCGGCCAGAGCTTCGAGGAAGCGCAAACCGTCACCACCGTTTCCGAGGCCGAACGGCAAACCTACAAGCGGGTCACGGGTGACTTCAGTTGGGGCCCCGGCATCCAGACCATCGTTCCGGTCGCCGAATCCTACGCCGGCGGCAACGATATCCTGCTGGGTTTCGTTTTGCCGTTCCGGTATGAGATCGCCAACTGGGGTTTCGAATTCCGGACCGGTATTTACTTCGACGATCAATCCAGCGAGTACAATCACGTCAGCGAGTTCCCGCTGGATTTCTCCGGTATGTATTATTTCTCGCAGGGTGTCGGCTCGCCGTTCGCCGGCCTCACGGTGGGCATTCATTACCTGAATGTCATCGACAAGGTGACCGATGACGAGCAAAAGAAAAACGACCGGGAAATCTGGGAAGGCAAGGCCAAGGCGACGGCCACCGGCAACAGCGATTACCTCGTCGACAAGCTGGAGGACAAGGAATGGAATCGCTGGGCCCCTTCGCTGGCGGTCTTCGGCGGTTACGAATTCCTGCGGACCCATACCTTCCACGTGGATGCGCGGCTGGGCTACCAGTACGACATCATCGGCCTGGACGGCAAAGGCGCGCACGGGCCGTTCCTCGCCGTTCATTTCACCTTCGGTCACGAAGGCAAATAGGGGAGGTCCAGATGAATACGTTATCCCGGCACTGGATGTTCTGGGCCGTCGCGACGCTCTTTTGCCTGTCTTGCGGTTTGATCTTCGCCGCCTGCGACATCGATGACGACAGCTACAACCCGTTCGGGTCCTGCGCGCATTTCTGCGAGCGGTTGGCCGAATGTTCGCCGGATACCTTTTCGCACTACTACGGCGATGTCGACGAATGCGCCAGCGATTGCGAGGACATCGACGGCAGCGACACGATGCAATGCATGATCGCCTGCGCGGACGAAGCGGACTGCATTAAAGTGATGACCTGCGTGAAGGGGTGCTAGGGCTGAGAACCTACTTCAGCTTGGCCTTGAGCACCGACAACAGCATTTTCGAATCGATCGGCTTCTGGAACACGCCGGAGAGGTTCAGCTCGGTGAAGTCGATGTTCTGGCTGACCTGATCGCCCACCGAACTGAGCAGGTACACCGGCGCCTGGTTGTCGAGCAGCTTGAGCTCGCGGGCGAGAGTCACTCCCGCATCCACCTCTTCCATCATCAAATCCACGATCAGCAAATCGGGATGGGTTTGCTTGTATTCTTTGAGCCCGTCCTCGGCGCTGCCGGCTTCGACCATGAGGTAGCCGTTGGCTTCCAGGATCGTGCGCAGAATATCGAGTAGATCCGGATCGTCGTCGACGCAAAGGATGACGTATTTACCGTCCCGCATGCTGCCTCCTGTCCCGGCCGATCCGCCACGCGAAAGACCCGAAGAAACGGCGTGAACCGGCGCCGGGAAACGGTTGCTTTCTTTTCTTTCCGACAATGCAACTCTGGTGTAAGCTAGCGAATGTTATAATCGGTCGGCAAGCGGGTCAATCCCCCCGAAAAAAGGCATAAAAAGAGGTTGGAATCGTAATTTTTTTTACGAAGTCAAACGATTTTAAGGCCACGAAACACTCTTTATGATCCAATATTGAGTATTCCAATCATGTTTTTTCAAAGCGATAACAATTTGGAATCAGGGCATTTAAGTATGAAAAGGCGAAAAAATGCGGTTATTTTTTGCAATTTGATCTCACTTTGGTGTTGCAATTGCAAAAAGGCCTTGCAAATAGCGAAAATCTTTGCTAGATAGGCTGTGAAAATTGTAACGCTGTTCGATTTGTAACGTGCAGGAGATCGACGGCGGTCGGCAGGAAAAGCGAAAAACAACATGCAAAAAGTTTCACCCAAAACCATCGGACGTTTGAGCCTCTACCGCGGCCTGCTTGAAAACCTGCGGCAGGACGGCAACTCGACGGTCTTTTCGCACGAACTGGCCGCCGCCGCCAATTGCTCCGCCGCGCAGGTTCGCCGGGATCTCATGTCGATCGAATATTCCGGCAGCCCGGTGCACGGCTATCAAGTTACCGAACTGATCGATCGCATCGATATCTTTCTGGATCGTCCGGAAGGAACCAATGTAGCGTTAGTGGGGGTGGGGAACCTGGGAAGAGCGGTCCTGGATTATTTCCGCGCTCGTCGGCCCAAGATTTCCATCGTCGCGGCATTCGACATCAACGAGAACAAAACCGACCGCGTAATACTCGGATGCCCGGTTTATCCAATGAGCCGCCTCGCCGACATCGTCACGGCCAAAAACATCTTGGTGGGCATCGTCACGGTTCCGGCAGCCAGCGCCCAGCAAGTCGCCGAGCGGCTCATTCGCGCCGATGTGAAGGGAATTCTCAACTTCGCGCCGATCCGACTGAAGGTTCCCCACCATGTTTACGTCGAAGACGTCGATATCACCATGTGTCTGGAGAAGGTCGCATATTTTTCCTGGCTTCGGACTGAAGAACGAGGAGTGAGGGCATCATGAGCGTCGACATTACAGCAATCTTGTCCAAGTATCCCAATGCAAGTCGCGATGCGCTGATCCCCATCTTGCAGGAGGTGCAAGAGACCTGCGGGTATCTCTCGCGGGATCTGGTGGTGCAGATCGGCCATCACCTCGGCTTGCCGGCCAGCAAAATCTACGGCGTGGCCACTTTTTACAACCAGTTTCGCTTTCAGGCTCCCGGCAAGAACCACGTACAGGTCTGCCGCGGCACGGCCTGTCACGTCAAGGGCTCCGCGGCGGTGCTCGAGGCGGTCAAGCGAGCGCTGAAGATCGAGCCGGGGCAGACGACCCGCGACGGCTTGTTCAGCCTCGAGATCGTGGCCTGCATCGGCGCCTGCGGTTTGGCCCCGGTGATCCGCGTCGGCGAGGAATACTACGCCGGTGTGACGCCGGACAGCGTCAAGAAAATTTTTGACTCCTATCGTCAGAAGGAAGCGCAACAATGAGCGAGTTGTTGTTTCAGCATTTTGGCGAAGCTTGCTGGCACCGGCCCGAAAAGCCCTGCCCCGAACTGGTACATTGCCTCCAGCACGGGCCGCGCTGCGGCGCCGACGAGACCAAGCGAGCCGAGCACGAGGAATTGATCGCGCAATTGAAGCGCGAAAAAATCAACCAGCCGGTCATCTACGTCGGGACGGGCACCTGCGGCCTGGGCGCCGGCGCCGGCAAAACCCTCGCCGCGGTCAACCAATACCTGGCCGATCATCAGTTGAATTACCCGGTGGTCGAGGTCGGTTGCGTGGGCATGTGCAGCAACGAACCGCTGCTCGAGGTCCAACTTCCCGGCCGGCCGCGCGTCATGTTCGCGAAGGTGACCGCCGAGAAAGTGAACGCGGTCCTCGACGGCGCCCTGAGCGGCAAGTACGAGGGCGAAGGCATCGTCGGGCAGGATAAGCACGACAAGCTGGCGCCATATCCCGGCGTGCCGTACCTGGCCGATCACGAGTTCTTCAAGCCCCAGACCCGCTGGGTCCTGGTAAACTGCGGCATCATCGACCCCAACAGCATCGAGGAATACATCGCCCGCGGCGGTTACCAGGCGTTGACCAAGGCTCTGAAGACCATGACTCCGGCCGCGGTCTGCGACACGGTCGAAAAAAGCGGTCTGCGCGGCCGCGGCGGCGCCGGCTTCCCCACCGGCACCAAATGGAAGTTCGCGCTCAATCAGTCCAGCGCCCAGAAATACGTCATTTGCAACGCCGACGAGGGCGACCCCGGCGCGTTCATGGACCGGGCGGTGATCGAAGGCGATCCGCACCGCGTCCTCGAAGGGTTAACCATCGCCGCTTACGCCATCGGCGCCAACAAGGCCTACATCTATATCCGCGCCGAGTATCCGCTGGCGATCAAGCGCCTCAAGACCGCCATCGCCCAATCCAAGGAATACGGCCTGATCGGCCAGAACATCCTGGACAGCGGCTTCAACTTCCAGGTGGTCATCAAGCAGGGCGCCGGCGCCTTCGTCTGCGGCGAGGAAACCGCGCTCATCCACAGCGTCGAGGGCAAACGCGGCATGCCGCGCCCGCGGCCGCCGTTCCCGGCGGTGTCGGGCCTGTTCGGCAAGCCGACGGTCATCAACAACGTCGAGACGCTGGCCAACCTGGCGGCGATTCTCGATCACGGCCCGGAATGGTTCAGCGCCGTGGGGACGGCGGGCAGCAAGGGCACCAAGGTGTTCGCGCTGTCGGGCAAGGTGCGGCGCACCGGCCTGGTCGAGGTCGCGATGGGCACTTCGGTCCGGCAAATCGTGTTCGACATCGGCGGCGGTCCGGCCGAGGGCAAGACCTACAAAGCGGTGCAGATGGGCGGCCCGTCCGGCGGCTGCATTCCCGAGCAGCACCTCGACATCGACGTCGATTACGAATCCCTCAAGCGCGTCGGCGCGATCATGGGCTCCGGCGGCATGGTGGTGATGGACAGCGACAACTGCATGGTCGACGTCGCCAAGTTCTTCATGGATTTCATCCAGCGCGAGAGCTGCGGCAAGTGCATCCCGTGCCGCGAAGGCACCCGGCGCATGCTGGAGATCCTGCAAAGCATCACCCGCGGGCGCCGCGCCGAGACCGGCTTCCAGGCCCTGGAGCGGTTCAAGGGCACGATGCACCTCGAACACCTGGCCGAGGTGATCAAGGACACCAGCCTGTGCGGCCTGGGACAGACCGCGCCCAATCCCGTGCTCAGCACCCTGCGCTGGTTCCGGCACGAATACGAGGCGCACATCTTCGACCGGCACTGCCCGGCGGGCGTCTGCACCGAACTTTTGAACTACACGATCAACCCCGAGGTCTGCACCGGTTGCACCTCGTGCGCCCGGAAATGCCCGGCCGAGGCCATCATGGGCAACCCGAAGGCGCCGCATTACATCGTGCAGGACAAATGCATCGGTTGCGGCACGTGCCTCACCGTCTGCCGCTTCCATGCCGTTTCGGCGAGTTGAGAGGGGGTCATCATGATCACGATCGAAGTCAACGGAAAACCGATTGAAGCCAAACCCGGCGAAATGCTGTTGACCTCCCTGCGGCGGGCCGGCATCCACGTGCCGACCCTGTGCCACATGGAAGGTTTGTTCCCGAGCGGCGCCTGCCGCATGTGCGTCGTCGAGGTCGAAGGCCGGCCGAGCCTGATGCCCAGCTGCGCCTTCCCCGTCGTCCCGGGCCTCAAGGTGAAAACCCATTCGCCGCGGGCAACCGACGCCCGGCGGACGATCATCGAGTTGCTCCTGGCCAACCACCCCGACGATTGCAACTTCTGCGTCCGCAACACCGACTGCGAATTGCAGCGGCTCGCGGCGGAACTGGGCATTCGGCAACGCGTCTACATGGGCGCGAAAAACGACTACAAAATGGACGTGTCCAGCCCCTCGATCGTCCGCGACCCGAACAAGTGCATCCTCTGCGGCAAATGCGTGCGGGTGTGCGAGGAAGTGCAGGGCGTCTCGGCGATCGACTTCACGGCCCGCGGCTCGCGGACCATCGTCGGCACCGCCTTCAACGAAGGACTCAACGTGTCCTCCTGCATCAATTGCGGCCAGTGCGTCGTCGTTTGCCCGACGGGCGCGCTCCGCGAGCGCAGCAGCATCAGCAACGTCGTGGCGGCGCTGGAAGACCCGAAAAAGATGGTCGTGGTGCAGCACGCGCCGGCCGTGTCGGTCACCCTGGGCGAATTGCTGGGCATCAAGCCGGGCAAGGACATCATGGGCCTGATGACGGCGGCGTTCCGCGCCCTCGGCTTCAACCGCGTGTTCGACACCAGCTTCACCGCCGACCTGACCATCATGGAGGAAGGCTCGGAGCTGGTGCAGCGGCTGACCCAGGGCGGCGTCGTGCCGATGTTCACCTCCTGCTCGCCGGGCTGGATCAAGTTCATCGAGCAGTTCTATCCCGAATACCTGCCCAACGTCTCGACCTGCAAGAGCCCGCAGCAAATGATGGGCGCGGTGGTGAAAAGCTTCTTCGCCCAGCGCGAAGGCGTCGATCCGCGCGATATCTACAGCG
The Myxococcales bacterium genome window above contains:
- a CDS encoding glycosyltransferase translates to MTATTYFVIPIYNEAGNIGRVVSDIATRFPAGDWRVVVVDDGSQDESAAILAGLSTRFGDQVVVVTHEINRGVPAALSSGFGRAAQMAGDGDYLLCIEGDGTSNPALYEPIRAGLAAGNEIVIASRYIPGGGWVGFPWHRRLISRVGNWGLHRLFPYPHVTDFSIFYRGYRMSLVNKVLARWGARAFSGRFFSANTGFLFCCLFERPPVAEVAHFYVYNLKRSMTKFRLRQALYGYLPLIARISPWRLRQICLAERAVKFKN
- a CDS encoding response regulator, giving the protein MRDGKYVILCVDDDPDLLDILRTILEANGYLMVEAGSAEDGLKEYKQTHPDLLIVDLMMEEVDAGVTLARELKLLDNQAPVYLLSSVGDQVSQNIDFTELNLSGVFQKPIDSKMLLSVLKAKLK
- a CDS encoding redox-sensing transcriptional repressor Rex, with amino-acid sequence MQKVSPKTIGRLSLYRGLLENLRQDGNSTVFSHELAAAANCSAAQVRRDLMSIEYSGSPVHGYQVTELIDRIDIFLDRPEGTNVALVGVGNLGRAVLDYFRARRPKISIVAAFDINENKTDRVILGCPVYPMSRLADIVTAKNILVGIVTVPAASAQQVAERLIRADVKGILNFAPIRLKVPHHVYVEDVDITMCLEKVAYFSWLRTEERGVRAS
- the nuoE gene encoding NADH-quinone oxidoreductase subunit NuoE; the encoded protein is MSVDITAILSKYPNASRDALIPILQEVQETCGYLSRDLVVQIGHHLGLPASKIYGVATFYNQFRFQAPGKNHVQVCRGTACHVKGSAAVLEAVKRALKIEPGQTTRDGLFSLEIVACIGACGLAPVIRVGEEYYAGVTPDSVKKIFDSYRQKEAQQ
- a CDS encoding NADH-quinone oxidoreductase subunit NuoF produces the protein MSELLFQHFGEACWHRPEKPCPELVHCLQHGPRCGADETKRAEHEELIAQLKREKINQPVIYVGTGTCGLGAGAGKTLAAVNQYLADHQLNYPVVEVGCVGMCSNEPLLEVQLPGRPRVMFAKVTAEKVNAVLDGALSGKYEGEGIVGQDKHDKLAPYPGVPYLADHEFFKPQTRWVLVNCGIIDPNSIEEYIARGGYQALTKALKTMTPAAVCDTVEKSGLRGRGGAGFPTGTKWKFALNQSSAQKYVICNADEGDPGAFMDRAVIEGDPHRVLEGLTIAAYAIGANKAYIYIRAEYPLAIKRLKTAIAQSKEYGLIGQNILDSGFNFQVVIKQGAGAFVCGEETALIHSVEGKRGMPRPRPPFPAVSGLFGKPTVINNVETLANLAAILDHGPEWFSAVGTAGSKGTKVFALSGKVRRTGLVEVAMGTSVRQIVFDIGGGPAEGKTYKAVQMGGPSGGCIPEQHLDIDVDYESLKRVGAIMGSGGMVVMDSDNCMVDVAKFFMDFIQRESCGKCIPCREGTRRMLEILQSITRGRRAETGFQALERFKGTMHLEHLAEVIKDTSLCGLGQTAPNPVLSTLRWFRHEYEAHIFDRHCPAGVCTELLNYTINPEVCTGCTSCARKCPAEAIMGNPKAPHYIVQDKCIGCGTCLTVCRFHAVSAS
- a CDS encoding 4Fe-4S binding protein codes for the protein MITIEVNGKPIEAKPGEMLLTSLRRAGIHVPTLCHMEGLFPSGACRMCVVEVEGRPSLMPSCAFPVVPGLKVKTHSPRATDARRTIIELLLANHPDDCNFCVRNTDCELQRLAAELGIRQRVYMGAKNDYKMDVSSPSIVRDPNKCILCGKCVRVCEEVQGVSAIDFTARGSRTIVGTAFNEGLNVSSCINCGQCVVVCPTGALRERSSISNVVAALEDPKKMVVVQHAPAVSVTLGELLGIKPGKDIMGLMTAAFRALGFNRVFDTSFTADLTIMEEGSELVQRLTQGGVVPMFTSCSPGWIKFIEQFYPEYLPNVSTCKSPQQMMGAVVKSFFAQREGVDPRDIYSVSVMPCTAKKFEATRPEMSRNGVPDIDAVLTTRELAQLIRMRGIDVNSLEPEDADTPFGERSSAGKIFGASGGVMEAALRSAYFLITGKELENLKITPVRGLKGVKEARVKVGDLELGVAVVNGLMNTRRLLDSLKAGRNDLHFIEVMTCPGGCIGGGGQPLGAVQDNVKARMRALYQIDRDAALRTSHHNASVKRLYEEFLGHPLSHKSHELLHTHYAPREVLW